ATACCCCCAAAGGGGTAAAAAATCCCCTCAAGTGCTCTATTTTTTACCCATTAGTGGTATTGCCTCTTTCTTTTTTACCCTTAAAATGTATATGTTAATAAAGCTCTATAAAAGTAAAAAGAGCTTTTTGATAAAAGAGCAAAAAAATCAATAGAACAAAAAAATCAAAAGTTTTTCTCCACCAAAAACTTTTGGGTTATTTAACAGATCTCCTTTATACGAGCTGCGGGGAGAGGGCCCACCACCTCTCCCCGCTTTTTTTTAGAGAAAAGAGAAAATCAAGGTTTTTCCTTTGTGAGAGGGGATTTCTGAGGTGTTATAATCGAGAGAATGTCCTTTTCTCGATAACGAAGGAAAAGGAGAAGTCCCGCTATACAGAACACAAAAGCAAATACCCCTGTAAGCCTGACGCCAAAGTCATTTTCAGTGCTTCTTCCCAGATTGAGAAGAGAAGGGAAGATAAGGTTGGTGAAGGCTATTCCCATCTTCATCATGAAGGTACGGGCACCAAAGAATACAGCAGCCTTGTAGTTGTCTGTGAGTTTTCCATCGGCATCGGCAATATCTGCGACAATAGCATTGGGGAGAATGCCAAAGATGGCTATTGGGAGGGAAGCAAGTGAGACCAAGAGAATACCCTGCCAGAAGGGAGCAAGAGGAAATTTACCGAGCCAGAACACCATGACAAAAACAAGCGAGAAGAGGACGAAAGCAATAGAGAGGAGAAGCTTTTTCCCGATAGCCTTGGCAATGAAATTGATGGGTACATAGAACACAAAACTCAACAAGAACAGTACTGTCATAAAGGTGGTAGCGTTTGTCTTGTCAAGTCCCGCCTTGGTCGTGGTGGTGCTATAAAGATGAAAGCAAGTAAAATAAATCAATGAAATAATAAAACAGTCAATGGGTTCGTTCAGTTCTATCGTCAATGGGCAAAGACGAGAATGGAGGTCACCAAATGGAACAGATAGATTCATGGAGAAATGAAAGGTGCGTCTTCTTCCCAGGCGAAATCTGGCACGATCACTCATACCTGCCACAAGGGGGTCGGTAACGGCATCAAAGACACGGCTCAAGGCGTTAATAAGTCCGATGATAGTAAAAGAGCCAAAAATAAATCCCTGATAAATAAATGCAGGAAAAAGACTCACTCCTTGTCCTTCAGGGGGGAGGTAAAAATACGCAATCAGATTGGCAACGCTGTACGATGCTAAAGACCATCCCATCTGACCCAGGGCAAACATCCATTGCTTCCAGAGGGGGAGTTTTTCTACTTTTGGCATGGTATTCTCCTTTTTTTCTTCATTATACCAGATTTCAATATTTTGTCAATATGTGATGGTTATTTTTT
This sequence is a window from Thermospira aquatica. Protein-coding genes within it:
- a CDS encoding MFS transporter, yielding MPKVEKLPLWKQWMFALGQMGWSLASYSVANLIAYFYLPPEGQGVSLFPAFIYQGFIFGSFTIIGLINALSRVFDAVTDPLVAGMSDRARFRLGRRRTFHFSMNLSVPFGDLHSRLCPLTIELNEPIDCFIISLIYFTCFHLYSTTTTKAGLDKTNATTFMTVLFLLSFVFYVPINFIAKAIGKKLLLSIAFVLFSLVFVMVFWLGKFPLAPFWQGILLVSLASLPIAIFGILPNAIVADIADADGKLTDNYKAAVFFGARTFMMKMGIAFTNLIFPSLLNLGRSTENDFGVRLTGVFAFVFCIAGLLLFLRYREKDILSIITPQKSPLTKEKP